The sequence AGGCGCCGGTGCAGAAACATTCCAGCCGCCATGGCCCCGACACTTCCGTACCGTAGCCTGGTCAGTCCCTGATACAAGTTGTAGACCCCTAGGCCGATGGTGGCAGCTGCGAGGCTCGTGTGAATTAATAGCACCGGCATATAAACCTGCCAGTACTCAGCCTGCGTGCCGCCGAACTGCTCACGCCCAAACAGAAGCTGCTTCGTGACATAGGCGACCAACCAAATCCCGACGACCGTCCCGGCTCGGACCATATGGCGAGCATGGGCGGAGACTTCATGGTGCCGCGCGGATCGGGCTCCAGCTAAGGCCGCCAGATAGGCGATCGTCATGCTGAATAGCACGCCGTACCAAACAACGGTTTTTATGTCCATGAGTGAACTCCTCAAGGATGCCGCCGCTCCGCCCCGTTACAGGGAGGAGCGGCAACTTGGGTATGTGGTGAGGGGATCCAGCTAGCGATTAGAACTCGTCGAAGCCGTCCTGCTTGGCATGGTGCCCATTGCGCTCAGGTTTGCTCACTCCCACTCCAACCGTGGCCGGTGTACCCGGCCGCCGCGGTGCCACCTGGGGACGTGAGACGTGAGCCCGCGGATTGAGCTTCTTGGCCACCTTGCCC is a genomic window of Nitrospira sp. containing:
- a CDS encoding DUF420 domain-containing protein; the encoded protein is MDIKTVVWYGVLFSMTIAYLAALAGARSARHHEVSAHARHMVRAGTVVGIWLVAYVTKQLLFGREQFGGTQAEYWQVYMPVLLIHTSLAAATIGLGVYNLYQGLTRLRYGSVGAMAAGMFLHRRLGKLLIWTFSGTIATAYLVYLLLFVWYPAS